Part of the Plasmodium cynomolgi strain B DNA, scaffold: 0607, whole genome shotgun sequence genome is shown below.
aatgataatttaaatttaatataaacatatttatggtttaaaatttataataccTTTAAAAGTAAATACAAAGCACCCATTCCACCGGATACACCAACAACAGGTATTGGATCAACAGAATCTAAAACTTCAGTAATATAACCTTGAAAATCTGATGAGTTGAAAACTGTACCAGATCTTGTTGTATCTTTATCCTCTTGATCATTATCTATTTCTCTTGGATGCTTCGTTCCTTCTATTGCATGTGTAATTGATCCACCTGGTGATGATTCTGACATATCTGAATGTCCAAATGATATTCGTGTAGTTTCGTGTAATCCGGTATTTCCTAATTTATGTGAACCTCCTCCATATTTAATGGAATGGAAATCCTGATTTTTCTGATGCATTTCTTGTAAATGATTAATCCGTGATATTGAAAATGGATCATTATActgtaataatttttgttcttcgaTATATTGTTCTTCCTTGACCTGTCtggcttcttcttccagGACCCGTCTggccgcttcttcctcagcTCGTCTGGCTGCTTCTTCCTGGGCCAGTTTTTCTCGTACTTCAGCCTCCCTCCTTGCTTGTTCTGCTTTTAGGAGATCGACAAGATTTGTTGgttttgtgaaaaatataCTCTGTGTACAATATTTAGTACGTCCTATTATTCCATCAATTAAACCTTTAATATCTtctaatttattatataaatctttatcattataataatatttatctaTAGATtcatgataattttttgcaagaGGAAGAAGTTTATAGCATGTCTGAGTCTTATTCATATTAGAATGTGATATAATTTCATTATACacatcatataatttatataagaaattcattttattaactgTATCATTGCCT
Proteins encoded:
- a CDS encoding CYIR protein (putative;~vir-type antigen) yields the protein YISYQDYGDVKKEFDKTINNNASQQRFKEIIDDMTNENYGVSLKNNMLSSLHNVLSNDHAFIIGLKPLYCSYINYWLNKEVQNTSNAAYAAYFPIFQEFSDRLCNKISGNLKDSCRSYIFVLGNDTVNKMNFLYKLYDVYNEIISHSNMNKTQTCYKLLPLAKNYHESIDKYYYNDKDLYNKLEDIKGLIDGIIGRTKYCTQSIFFTKPTNLVDLLKAEQARREAEVREKLAQEEAARRAEEEAARRVLEEEARQVKEEQYIEEQKLLQYNDPFSISRINHLQEMHQKNQDFHSIKYGGGSHKLGNTGLHETTRISFGHSDMSESSPGGSITHAIEGTKHPREIDNDQEDKDTTRSGTVFNSSDFQGYITEVLDSVDPIPVVGVSGGMGALYLLLKYTPVGSFFGGGRRQMRQIRRNVEGFPPGGFPNFYEYDGGFIGYAPMNIPYPAE